In the genome of Succinivibrio dextrinosolvens, the window AGACCGCAAAGCGCACTGGTGCTCAGGTTCGCGGTCCAATTCCGCTTCCTACTCGTAAGGAGCGTTACACAATCCTTATCTCTCCACATGTTAACAAAGATGCTCGTGATCAGTACGAAATCCGTACTCACAAACGCTTAGTTGATATCGTTGAGCCAACTGAGAAGACTGTAGACGCATTAATGCGTTTAGATCTTGCAGCTGGTGTGGATGTTCAGATCAGCCTTCGCTAATAGGGGAATAATACAATGTCAATCGGTTTAATCGGCCGCAAGCTTGGTATGACCCGTGTTTTCAATGAGAACGGCAAATCTGTTCCAGTAACAGTCATCCAGGTTGAGGCAAACCGCGTAACCCAGATCAAGAACCTAGAGAATGACGGCTATACCGCTATTCAGGTTACAACTGGTGATCGCAAAGCAAGTCGTATGACCAAAGCTGAAATTGGTCACTTCGCAAAGTCAGGCGTACAGGCAGGCCGTGGCTTATGGGAGTTCCGTTTAACTGATACCGAGCTAGCTTCATACAAAGTTGGCGACGAGATCAAAGTAGACGCTTTTCAAGATGTTAAGAAAGTAGACGTTACCGGCCAGTCAAAAGGTAAAGGTACTGCAGGTACTATCAAGCGTTACAACTTCTTACACCAGGATTATACACACGGTAACTCACGTTCACATCGTGTACCTGGTTCTACCGGTCAGAACCAAACTCCAGGTAGAGTTTTCAAGGGCAAGAAGATGGTTGGTCACATGGGTTCTGAGAAGGTTACTGTACAGTGCCTTGACTTAGTTCGCATCGACGCAGAACGCAATCTACTTCTCGTAAAAGGCGCTGTTCCAGGTGCTAATAACGGTGACGTGATTGTAAGACCAAGTCTTAAAGCTTAACCCGAGGTAATAGGATCATGGAATTAAAGTTAGTTGGCGCAGACAAGCAGCTAGAAGTGCTAGACAGCACCTTTGGTCGCGAGTTCAACGAGCCATTAGTGCACCAGGTAGTTGTTTCATACCTAAGCACTGCACGCGCCGGTACTAAAGCTCAGAAGACCCGTTCTGAGGTTTCAGGCGGCGGTAAGAAGCCTTTCCGTCAGAAGGGCACAGGTCGCGCACGCGCAGGTTCTACCCGTTCTCCATTATGGCGTGCAGGTGGTACTGTATTTGCTGCTAAGCCACAGGATTGGACTCAGAAGGTAAATCGTAAGATGTACCGTGTTGCAATGTGCAGCATCCTATCTGAGTTAGTTCGTCAGGACCGTTTAGTTGTTGTTGACGATTTCAAGGTAGAAGACCACAAGACCAAGTCTTTAGTTAATAAGCTAAAGGATCTAGGTCTAAAGCAGGTTCTAATTGTTACTGATGCTTTCGAACAGAATTTATTCTTAGCATCTCGTAACCTATACAGAGTAGAAGTTTGCCAGCCAGGTACTGCTGAGTTCAACCCAGTAAATCTAGTTGGTTTCGACAAGGTTCTAATGACTTCTGCAGCTGTTAAGAAGGTAGAGGAGTTGCTTAAATAATGTCTGAAGCTCGTTTATTAAATGTTCTTCGTGCACCAGTTATCTCTGAGAAGAGCACCGCTGCACAGGAAAAGAATACTCTAGTATTCAAGGTATTAAAGGACGCAACCAAGGAAGAAATCAAAGCTGCTGTTGAGATGATCTTCAATGTGAAGGTTGAAGGTGTTCGCACCCTAAACTTCCAGGGTAAAGTACGTCGCACTGCACGTGGTATTGGCAAGCGTTCAGACTGGAAAAAGGCTTATGTTACTCTTCCAGAGGGCACTCAGTTAGATCTTGAGGCTACCTCACAGCAGATTAACAAGGAGAGCAAATAATGGCAATCGTTAAGGCAAAGCCAACCACTCCAGCTCGTCGTCACGTTGTTCAGGTTAAGACCCCTGGCTTATGGAAAGGTGGTCCATTACGTTCTCTAACCGTTGAGAAGCGTAAGACTGGTGGTCGTGATAATTACGGTCACATTTCAACTCGTCACATTGGTGGTGGTCACAAGCAGCGCTATCGTTTAATCGATTTCAAGCGTCAGAAGGATGGTATTGAGGCACGCGTAGAGCGTATTGAGTATGATCCAAACCGTTCAGCTCACATCGCATTAGTTTGCTATACCGATGGTACCCGCAGCTATATCCTAGCTCCTAAGGGCTTAAAGCAGGGTGATGTTGTTGTTTCAGGTGTTGATGCTCCTATCAAGGTAGGTAATGCATTACCAATGCGCAACATTCCTCTAGGTACTACCATTCACGCAGTTGAGTTAAACCCAGGTGCAGGTGCTGTATTCGCACGTTCAGCTGGCTGCTACTGTGAACTAGTTGCTAAAGAAGGTGCATATGTAACCTTACGTATGCGTTCAGGCGAAATGCGTAAAGTTTTAGCAGAAGGCCGTGCAACTGTTGGTGAAATCGGTAATGGCGAGCATATGCTTGCTCAGTTAGGTAAAGCTGGTGCTAACCGTTGGCGCGGTGTACGTCCAACCGTTCGTGGTATGTCAATGAACCCTATCGATCACCCACATGGTGGTGGTGAGGGCCGTAACAAGGGCATTCAGCCACGTTCTCCTTGGGGTACTCCATGTAAGGGTTACAAGACCCGTAAGAACAAGCGTACTGACAAGTACATTGTTCATCACCGTTAATCGATAGCGAGGATTTAAAATGCCACGTTCTTTGAAAAAAGGTCCATTTATTGATGCGTCCTTATTAAAGAAGGTACTAAAGGTTCTTGAGACTGGTGACAAGAAGCCAGTTAAGACCTGGTCACGCCGTTCAGTTATCATTCCTCAGATGATTGGAATGACCATCGCTGTTCACAACGGTCGTCAACATGTACCTGTATTCGTTTCAGACGAAATGGTTGGTCACAAGCTAGGTGAGTTTGCACCTACTCGTACCTTTAAGGGTCACACCGTAGCTGATGCTAAGGCCTAATTGGAGTTTAATGTAATGGAAGTTAAAGCAATCCACAAATATGCTCGCTCTTCTGCTCAGAAAACCCGCCTGGTCGCAGATCAAGTTCGCGGTTTACCTGTTCAGAAAGCTCTGGATTTGTTAGAGTTCAGCCCAAAGAAGGCTGCTGCACTAATCCGTAAAGTTCTGCTTTCAGCAATTGCTAACGCAGAGCACAATCAGTCTTTAGACATCGACGATTTAGTTGTTGCTAAGATTATGGTTGATGAGGGTCCATCTTTAAAGCGTATCATGCCACGTGCTAAAGGCCGTGCTGACCGCATTGTAAAGCGTACCTCTCACATTACCGTTGTTGTTGCAGAGCGTTAGGAGTAAATATGGGTCAGAAAATTAATCCAAACGGAATTCGTCTAGGTATCACCAGACCATATTCATCAGTTTGGTATGCATCTACTGCACAGTTCCCAGCTAACATCAAGAGCGATGCCGAAGTTCGTAAGTATTTAACTGCTGAACTGAAGAATGCATCTGTTTCTAAGATTGTTATCGATCGTCCTGCAAAGAGTATTCGTGTAACTATCTGCACTGCTCGTCCTGGTATCGTAATTGGTAAGAAGGGCGAAGACGTTGAGAAGTTACGTCAGAAGATCTCTGCAATTGCTGGTGTTCCAGCTCAGGTTAATATCAGCGAGATTCGCAAGCCTGATCTAGACGCTAAGTTAGTTGCTGATTCTATTGCTTCTCAGTTAGAGCGTCGTGTAATGTTCCGTCGCGCTATGAAGAAGGCAATCCAGAATGCAATGCGTGCTGGTGCTAAGGGTATCAAGGTTGAAGTATCAGGCCGTCTAGGTGGTGCTGAAATCGCTCGTTCAGAGTGGCTACGTGAAGGTCGCGTACCTCTACACACTCTACGTGCTGATATCGACTACGCTTTATCAGAGGCTGTTACAACCTATGGTGTAATCGGTGTTAAGGTTTGGATCTTCAAGGGTGAAGTTTTAGGTGGTCTACCTCTAACTCAGGAAGAGACTGAGAACCGTAACAATGCAGCTGCTCCAGCAGGTCGTCGTGGTCGTCGCGATGAGAACCAGGCTCGTCCAGGCCGTGGTCGTCGTGGTGCTAAGAAGGCTGAAGAAGCAAAGGCTTCTGAGTAACGGAGAAGGATAAATGTTACAACCAAAACGTACTAAATATCGTAAGACTCAGAAAGGCCGTAACGAGGGTCTAGCATACGCTGGCTCAACCGTTTCATTCGGCGAGTTTGGTCTTAAGGCAACTTCTCGCGGTCAGATTACTGCTCGTGAGATCGAAGCTGCACGTCGTGCATTCACCCGTGAGATGAAGCGTGAAGGTAAAGTTTGGATTCGTGTATTCCCAGACAAGCCAATCACTCAGAAAGCTCTAGGTGTTCGTATGGGTAAAGGTAAAGGTACTGTTGAGTACTGGGTTGCTCCAATTCAGCCTGGTCGTGTACTTTTCGAGATTGGTGGTATTACTGAAGAAGTTGCTCGTGAGGCATTCCGTCTTGCAGCTGCTAAACTTTCTGTAACAACTACCTTCGTTCGTAAGCAGGTGATCTAATGCAAGCAAACGATTTACGTAATAAGTCCGTTGAAGACTTAAAGACTGAACTTTCAAATCTTCAGCGCGAGCAGTTTAATCTACGTTTTCAGTTAAAGACTGGTTCATTACAGCAGACTGACAACGTTCGTAAGGTACGTCGCGACATCGCACGTATTAACACTATCCTTTCTGAGAAGTTAAACTCAGAGAGCGCAAAGTAGAGGAAGACATAAATGTCAGAGAAAATCGCTCGTTCCCTACGTGGTCGTGTTGTTAGCGACAAGATGCAGAAGGCTTGTGTAGTTGCTGTTGAGCGCCGTGTTGCTCACCCAGTATACGGTAAGATTATTACCCGTACTACCAAGTTCCACGTATCTGATGCTGAGAACGCTGCTCACGTTGGTGATATTGTTGAGATTTGCGAATGCAGACCAGTTTCTAAGACTATCGCTTGGAAGCTAGTTAGCGTAATCGAGAAGGCTGTTAACGCCTAATAAAATATAAAAAGAGACCGCTGCATTTTTGTGCTTGCGGTCTCTTTTTTTTTGTGGTATATTTTAGCGCCTTTCTAATTTTGTTTTAGAAAGTTGTTTTAATTGGTATTAACCGGAGCATTTACAAATGATCCAGATGCAAAGCATGCTTGACGTTGCCGACAATTCTGGCGCACGTGCTGTTATGTGTATTAAGGTTTTAGGTGGTTCACACCGCCGTTACGCAGGCATTGGCGACATTATTAAGGTGTCTGTAAAAGACGCTATTCCTCGCGGCAAAGTTAAGAAGGGCGACGTACTAGACGCTGTTGTTGTTCGCACCAAGAAAGGTGTTCGCAGACCAGACGGTTCAGTAATTCGCTTTGACAGTAACGCAGCAGTTCTTTTAACTGCACAGCATGAGCCTATTGGTACTCGTATTTTCGGACCTGTTACTCGTGAACTACGTTCAGAGCAGTTTATGAAGATCGTATCATTAGCTCCAGAAGTACTCTAATTTAAAATCGGGAGTATTAAAACTATGGCAGCGAAAATTCGCACCAATGACGAAGTAATCGTTATCACTGGTAAAGATAAGGGCAAGACTGGTAAGGTTACCCGCGTATTACCAAGTGAGCACAAGGTGTTTGTAGAAGGCATTAATGTCAAGAAAAAACACCAGAAACCTAACCCAAATCTTGGCATTCAGGGCGGTATTGTTGACTTAGTAGCACCTATCGATGTTTCTAACGTTGCAATCTATAACCCAGATACTAAGAAAGCAGATCGTGTTGGTTTTAGAGTAGAAGACGGCAAGAAAGTTCGTTTCTTCAAGTCTAACGATAAAACTATCCCTTCAGCTAAGTAGTGTTTATTAAAGGAGAATAACGATGGCGAAACTGCATGATCTATACAAGCAGGAAGTAATCAAAGCCTTAACAGAAAAATTTGGTTACAAGACAATCATGCAAGTCCCTCGGATTGAGAAGATCACCCTGAATATGGGTGTTGGTGAAGCAGTTGCAGACAAGAAAGTTCTAGAGAACGCTGCAAAGGACATGACTGCTATTGCTGGTCAGAAGCCTCTAATCACCAAAGTTCGCAAATCCGTAGCGGGCTTCCATATTCGTGAGGGCTATCCAATCGGTTGTAAAGTTACCCTACGCGGTGAGCGTATGTGGGAGTTCCTCGAGCGTTTAATCGTGATTGCAATTCCACGTATCCGTGATTTCCGTGGCTTATCAGCTAAGTCATTTGATGGTAGAGGAAATTACTCTATGGGCGTACGTGAGCAAATCATTTTCCCTGAGATCGATTTTGATAAAGTTGATACAGTTCGTGGTTTAGATATTACTATCACCACCACTGCTAAGTCAGATGAAGAAGGCAGAGCACTTCTTGAGGCTTTCAACTTCCCATTCCGTACTCAGGCCAACAAGTAATTCGAGGACGAACTAATGGCTAAGACTTCAATGATTTACAGAGATCTTAAGAGAAAGCGTCTTGCAGAGCAGTATCGTGCAAAGCGTGAAGATCTCAAAAAGATTATTTCAAGTGTTTCTTCTTCAGATGAAGAGCGCTTCGCTGCAGTGCAAGCATTAGCTTCACTACCTCGCGATTCAAGCCCTTCACGTCAGCGTAACCGCTGCAGTGAGACTGGTCGTCCACATGGTTACTTACGTAAGTTCGGTTTATGCCGTATCAAGCTACGTGAGCACATGATGCGTGGCGAGATCCCTGGTCTACACAAGGCTAGCTGGTAAGAGGAGAGATACAAATGATGCAAGATCCTATTGCGGATTTACTAACCCGCATTCGCAACGGCCAGGCATCTGGCAAAGTTTCCGTTTCAATGCCTTCATCAAAGTTAAAGGTTGCTATTGCTAACCTACTACTGAAGGAAGGTTACATTTCTTCAGTTTCTGAGAACGGAGACGTTAAGAAGGTTTTAGAAATTGGCCTTAAGTACTACGAAGGTGCTCCAGTTATCGAGTTAATCCAGCGTGTTTCACGTCCTGGTCTTCGTATTTACAAGAGAAGCAACGAGCTACCACGTATCATGAACGGTTTAGGTATCGCTGTTATCTCTACTTCTAAAGGCTTAATGACCGATCGTGCTGCCCGTAAGGACGGCTTGGGCGGCGAAGTTATCTGCTACGTCGCATAATTTAGGGAGGCAACATGTCACGTATTGCTAAGGAACCTATCGTTGTTCCTCAGGGCGTCGAAGTTTCTCTCGACGGTCAGAAAGTTACCATCAAGTCTAAGAAAGGCGAGATGAGCTTAAATGTACATCCTTTAGTTACTGTTACCGTTGATAACGGCCAGATTAAGGTTGCACAGAAAGATGAGTCTCAGAACTCAAATATGCAGTCTGGTACCACTCGTGCTCTTCTACACAACATGGTTGTTGGTTTAGATAAGGGCTTCGAGAAGGCATTAAAGCTAGTTGGTGTTGGTTACCGTGCTGCTGTTAAGGGTAAGGTTCTAAACTTAGTTTTAGGCTACTCACATCCAATCGATTTCGAGCTACCAGAGGGTATCACCGCTGAGTGCCCAGCTCAGACTGACATTATTTTAAAGAGCTATGATAAGGCTCTGCTAGGTCAGGTTGCAGCTAAGGTTCGCGCATTCCGTGCTCCTGAGCCATACAAGGGCAAGGGTATTCGTTATGCTGACGAAATCATTCACATTAAAGAAGCTAAGAAGAAATAATAGGGTGGCATAACATGTTCGATAAGAAAGAAGCACGCATTCGCCGCGCTACTAAGTCTCGTGCAAAGATGCATGAGTTAGGTGTAACCCGTTTAGTTGTTACCCGTACTCCACGTCACATTTATGCACAGATTATCAGCAATGATAACCGTGTTTTAGCTTCAGCTAGCACTTTAGATAAGGACCTTGCAAAGGACCTTAAGTACACTGGCAACATCGAGGCTGCTAAGGCAGTTGGTAAGGCTGTTGCTGAGCGTGCAATTGCAGCTAAGGTTGAAACCGTAGCTTTTGACAGATCAGGCTATCAGTATCACGGTCGTGTAGCAGCATTAGCTGACGCAGCTCGTGAAGCCGGCCTTAAGTTCTAGGAGTGTGAAATGCAACACAAAGACGAAACTCAAGCTGGCGAGCTGCAGGAAAAATTAGTTGCAGTTAATCGTGTAGCTAAAGTTGTAAAAGGTGGTCGTATTTTCTCTTTCACCGCTCTAACTGTAGTTGGTGATGGTAACGGCCGTGTAGGTTATGGTTATGGTAAGGCTAGCGAAGTTCCAGCTGCAATTCAGAAGGCAATTGAGCAGGCTCGCCGTAACGTAAACAGCAATATTCAGTTAAACAATGGAACCTTATTCCACGCTGTTAAGGGTGAGCATTCAGGTTCTATGGTTTACATGCAGCCTGCATCAGAAGGTACCGGTATTATTGCTGGTGGTGCTATGCGTGCTGTTCTTGAAGTAGCTGGTGTTCGTAATGTTCTAGCTAAGGCTTACGGTTCAACAAACCCAATCAACGTAGTTCGTGCTACTGTTGCTGCTTTAGCTTCAATGCGTACTCCTGAGGCAATTGCTGCAAAGCGTGGCCTTTCAGTTAAGGAAATTCTGGAGTAAAAAATGGCAGATAAGAAAACCGTTAAAGTTACTCTAATTAAGAGCGTTATTGGTCGCAAGCCAAAGCACGTTGAGACTGTTAAAGGTCTAGGCTTACGCCGTATTCGTCACACTGTTGAGCTTGAGGATACTCCATCAGTTCGCGGTATGATTAATAAGGTTAGCTACTTACTAAAGGTAGAGGAGTAAACCATGCAACTAAACACTTTAAAGCCTGCAGAGGGATCACGCAAGGTTTCTAACCGCGTTGGTCGTGGTATTGGTTCAGGCTTAGGTAAGACCTGTGGTCGTGGTGTTAAGGGTGCTGGCGCACGTAAGAGCGCTCACAAGCGTCCAGGCTTCGAAGGCGGTCAGATGCCATTAAAGATCCGTTTACCAAAATTTGGTTTCTGGTCTCCAAAGGCTGACGTTACTGCTGAAGTAACACTAAACGATTTAAATCGTATCGAAGGTGATGTTGTTGATATGAATGCTTTATTAGCAGCTCGTTTAATCAGCAAGAAAGTTAAGTACGTTAAGGTTGTATTATCACGCGTTCCTAACTTCACCAAGAAGATCACTCTAAAGGGCTTAGGCTGCACCAAGGGTGCTAAGGCTGCTATTGAGGCAGTTGGCGGTACCGTTGAGATTGCTCAGTACACTACTGATGCGGCTGCTCGTCGCGAGTTATCAAACAAGAAGTCAGCTGCTAAGCAGAAGACTCGTTTAGATAACCTAGCAGCAGTTGGCAAGGTAAAGCCTGCCAAGAAGACTGCAGAGCAGAAGGCAGCAAAAAAGGCTGCTAGAGGCTAGTTATTAACGGGGGCTTTATGGCCCCCTAATGAGGTTTTGCATGGCTAGAAAGTCGCTTTTTGAAAGAAGTCGCGAAATGGCAAATCAGCAGACTAAGGGCTCTGGCGAATTACGTCAGCGTCTTTTATTTGTTGTTATTGCTTTAATTATTTTCAGACTTGGTTCATATATTCCTGTTCCAGGTGTGAATGCTGACGTACTTCAACGCGTTTTCGATTCGCAAAGCGGAACCATTATTGGCATGTTCAACATGTTCTCTGGGGGCGCTTTAGAGCGTGCTTCAGTTTTAGCATTAGGTATCATGCCATATATCTCTGCATCAATTATCATCCAATTGCTTGCTGTTATTAACAAGGATTTAGCTGCTCTTCGTAAAGAAGGTGAGTCTGGTCGTCGTAAGATTACTCAGTACACACGTATTTCAACAGTGCTCCTTGCTGCAATTCAGGCTTTTGGTATGGCAACCGGTATTCCAAACATGATGCCTGGATTAGTTGATAATCCTGGTTTCGGTTTCTACTTTGTTACAACTGTTAGCTTAGTAACCGGTACTATGTTGCTAATGTGGCTTGGTGAACAGATTACCGAGCGTGGCGTTGGAAATGGTATTTCACTTATCATTTTCGCTGGTATCGTAGCAGGTCTGCCTTCAGCACTTGCAAGAACCTTTGAACAGTCACGTCAGGGTGATTTATCAACCATCGCATTGCTACTGATTGGTGTAGTTGTGGTCCTAGTGACCTTCTTCGTGGTTTTCGTTGAGCGCGGTCAGCGTAAGATCGTAATCGAATACGCTAAACGTCAGATGGGTAATAGAATTTACTCTCAGCCACGCTCTAATTTACCATTAAAGATCAACTTATCAGGTGTTATTCCAGCAATTTTTGCTTCATCAATTATTCTGTTCCCTGGTACTGTTGTATCTTGGTTCGGCCAAGGCGATAATGCTGTAGCTAATGTTTTAAGCAGCATTTCAGTGTTCTTACAACCTGGTCAGCCTCTATATGAATTACTTTATGCAGCTGCTATCGTATTCTTTACCTTCTTCTATACTGCACTTGTGTTTAATCCTCGTGAAGTAGCAGAGAACTTAAAGAAGGGTGGTGCCTTTATTCCTGGTATCCGTCCTGGTGAGCAGACAGCAAGATTCATTGATAAGGTAATGACTCGTCTAACCTTAAGTGGTTCTTTATACATGGTAGCAGTATGCCTTGTTCCACAGTTACTTATGAATTGGTTTAATGTTCAGTTCTATTTCGGTGGTACATCATTATTGATTATTGTTGTTGTATGCATGGACTTCGTCTCTCAGTTACAGAGTCACATGATGAATCAGCAGTATGGCGACATCATGCGTAAAGCAAATTTAAGAAATTACGGTCGTTAATATTTGTTAATTGGAGAATAAAAATGAAAGTTGGTGCTTCAGTTAAAAAGATTTGCCGCAACTGCAAAATTGTTCGTCGCAATGGTGTAGTACGTGTTATCTGCGATAATCCAAAGCATAAGCAGCGTCAGGGCTAATGCTTTAAATATGCAATTTATGTTGCATATTTAGATTAAAATCTGTATAATCATACAGCTTAAAAAAGCACTAAGAGAAATCTTGGTGCTTTTCTGACATGCCAAAGTGCACTATAGCGGTTGTCGCGTATCCTAACGGGCTTTGCGACAGCCTTTGTTTTAAACCGACCTATGTTATAGGAGATCAATAGTGGCCCGTATAGCTGGCATTAATGTGCCTGATCAGAAGATCGCCGTGATTGCTTTACAGTCAATCTATGGTATCGGCCCAACCCGCGCTAGCGAAATCTTAGCTAACGCTGGTGTTGATGAGTATGCTAAGTTAAAAGACTTAGATGAGACTGTCATCGACAAGATTCGTGCCGAAGTTGGTAAGTTCACCGTTGAAGGTGACTTACGCCGTGAAATTTCTATGAACATCAAGCGCCTAATAGACTTAGGTACTTATCGTGGTTTACGTCACCGCAGAGGTTTACCAGTACGTGGTCAGCGTACTAAGACTAATGCACGTACTCGTAAGGGTCCACGTAAGAGCATTAAGAAGTAGGAGAGCTTTAGATGGCAGAAATTAATAACAAGGCTCGCTCAAGCAAGCGCTCAAAGAAGCAGGTTGCTGATGGCGTAGCTCATATCCATGCATCTTTCAATAATACTATCGTAACCATTTCAGATCGTCAGGGTAACGTTCTTTCATGGGCAACCGCAGGTGGTTCAGGTTTCCGTGGTTCACGTAAATCAACTCCATATGCTGCACAGGTTGCTGCTGAGCGTGCAGGCGAGTCTGCAAAAGAGTTCGGTGTTAAGAACCTTGAAGTTATGGTAAAGGGACCAGGTCCTGGTCGTGAGTCTTCAATCCGTGCTTTAAATGCACAGGGTTA includes:
- the rpsJ gene encoding 30S ribosomal protein S10, producing the protein MQNQRIRIRLKAYDHRLIDHSTAEIVETAKRTGAQVRGPIPLPTRKERYTILISPHVNKDARDQYEIRTHKRLVDIVEPTEKTVDALMRLDLAAGVDVQISLR
- the rplC gene encoding 50S ribosomal protein L3, which encodes MSIGLIGRKLGMTRVFNENGKSVPVTVIQVEANRVTQIKNLENDGYTAIQVTTGDRKASRMTKAEIGHFAKSGVQAGRGLWEFRLTDTELASYKVGDEIKVDAFQDVKKVDVTGQSKGKGTAGTIKRYNFLHQDYTHGNSRSHRVPGSTGQNQTPGRVFKGKKMVGHMGSEKVTVQCLDLVRIDAERNLLLVKGAVPGANNGDVIVRPSLKA
- the rplD gene encoding 50S ribosomal protein L4; protein product: MELKLVGADKQLEVLDSTFGREFNEPLVHQVVVSYLSTARAGTKAQKTRSEVSGGGKKPFRQKGTGRARAGSTRSPLWRAGGTVFAAKPQDWTQKVNRKMYRVAMCSILSELVRQDRLVVVDDFKVEDHKTKSLVNKLKDLGLKQVLIVTDAFEQNLFLASRNLYRVEVCQPGTAEFNPVNLVGFDKVLMTSAAVKKVEELLK
- the rplW gene encoding 50S ribosomal protein L23, with product MMSEARLLNVLRAPVISEKSTAAQEKNTLVFKVLKDATKEEIKAAVEMIFNVKVEGVRTLNFQGKVRRTARGIGKRSDWKKAYVTLPEGTQLDLEATSQQINKESK
- the rplB gene encoding 50S ribosomal protein L2, with translation MAIVKAKPTTPARRHVVQVKTPGLWKGGPLRSLTVEKRKTGGRDNYGHISTRHIGGGHKQRYRLIDFKRQKDGIEARVERIEYDPNRSAHIALVCYTDGTRSYILAPKGLKQGDVVVSGVDAPIKVGNALPMRNIPLGTTIHAVELNPGAGAVFARSAGCYCELVAKEGAYVTLRMRSGEMRKVLAEGRATVGEIGNGEHMLAQLGKAGANRWRGVRPTVRGMSMNPIDHPHGGGEGRNKGIQPRSPWGTPCKGYKTRKNKRTDKYIVHHR
- the rpsS gene encoding 30S ribosomal protein S19 yields the protein MPRSLKKGPFIDASLLKKVLKVLETGDKKPVKTWSRRSVIIPQMIGMTIAVHNGRQHVPVFVSDEMVGHKLGEFAPTRTFKGHTVADAKA
- the rplV gene encoding 50S ribosomal protein L22; translated protein: MEVKAIHKYARSSAQKTRLVADQVRGLPVQKALDLLEFSPKKAAALIRKVLLSAIANAEHNQSLDIDDLVVAKIMVDEGPSLKRIMPRAKGRADRIVKRTSHITVVVAER
- the rpsC gene encoding 30S ribosomal protein S3; protein product: MGQKINPNGIRLGITRPYSSVWYASTAQFPANIKSDAEVRKYLTAELKNASVSKIVIDRPAKSIRVTICTARPGIVIGKKGEDVEKLRQKISAIAGVPAQVNISEIRKPDLDAKLVADSIASQLERRVMFRRAMKKAIQNAMRAGAKGIKVEVSGRLGGAEIARSEWLREGRVPLHTLRADIDYALSEAVTTYGVIGVKVWIFKGEVLGGLPLTQEETENRNNAAAPAGRRGRRDENQARPGRGRRGAKKAEEAKASE
- the rplP gene encoding 50S ribosomal protein L16, with amino-acid sequence MLQPKRTKYRKTQKGRNEGLAYAGSTVSFGEFGLKATSRGQITAREIEAARRAFTREMKREGKVWIRVFPDKPITQKALGVRMGKGKGTVEYWVAPIQPGRVLFEIGGITEEVAREAFRLAAAKLSVTTTFVRKQVI
- the rpmC gene encoding 50S ribosomal protein L29, whose product is MQANDLRNKSVEDLKTELSNLQREQFNLRFQLKTGSLQQTDNVRKVRRDIARINTILSEKLNSESAK
- the rpsQ gene encoding 30S ribosomal protein S17, with the translated sequence MSEKIARSLRGRVVSDKMQKACVVAVERRVAHPVYGKIITRTTKFHVSDAENAAHVGDIVEICECRPVSKTIAWKLVSVIEKAVNA
- the rplN gene encoding 50S ribosomal protein L14, which codes for MIQMQSMLDVADNSGARAVMCIKVLGGSHRRYAGIGDIIKVSVKDAIPRGKVKKGDVLDAVVVRTKKGVRRPDGSVIRFDSNAAVLLTAQHEPIGTRIFGPVTRELRSEQFMKIVSLAPEVL
- the rplX gene encoding 50S ribosomal protein L24 codes for the protein MAAKIRTNDEVIVITGKDKGKTGKVTRVLPSEHKVFVEGINVKKKHQKPNPNLGIQGGIVDLVAPIDVSNVAIYNPDTKKADRVGFRVEDGKKVRFFKSNDKTIPSAK
- the rplE gene encoding 50S ribosomal protein L5, coding for MAKLHDLYKQEVIKALTEKFGYKTIMQVPRIEKITLNMGVGEAVADKKVLENAAKDMTAIAGQKPLITKVRKSVAGFHIREGYPIGCKVTLRGERMWEFLERLIVIAIPRIRDFRGLSAKSFDGRGNYSMGVREQIIFPEIDFDKVDTVRGLDITITTTAKSDEEGRALLEAFNFPFRTQANK
- the rpsN gene encoding 30S ribosomal protein S14 — translated: MAKTSMIYRDLKRKRLAEQYRAKREDLKKIISSVSSSDEERFAAVQALASLPRDSSPSRQRNRCSETGRPHGYLRKFGLCRIKLREHMMRGEIPGLHKASW
- the rpsH gene encoding 30S ribosomal protein S8, with product MQDPIADLLTRIRNGQASGKVSVSMPSSKLKVAIANLLLKEGYISSVSENGDVKKVLEIGLKYYEGAPVIELIQRVSRPGLRIYKRSNELPRIMNGLGIAVISTSKGLMTDRAARKDGLGGEVICYVA
- the rplF gene encoding 50S ribosomal protein L6; translation: MSRIAKEPIVVPQGVEVSLDGQKVTIKSKKGEMSLNVHPLVTVTVDNGQIKVAQKDESQNSNMQSGTTRALLHNMVVGLDKGFEKALKLVGVGYRAAVKGKVLNLVLGYSHPIDFELPEGITAECPAQTDIILKSYDKALLGQVAAKVRAFRAPEPYKGKGIRYADEIIHIKEAKKK
- the rplR gene encoding 50S ribosomal protein L18, whose translation is MFDKKEARIRRATKSRAKMHELGVTRLVVTRTPRHIYAQIISNDNRVLASASTLDKDLAKDLKYTGNIEAAKAVGKAVAERAIAAKVETVAFDRSGYQYHGRVAALADAAREAGLKF
- the rpsE gene encoding 30S ribosomal protein S5 — its product is MQHKDETQAGELQEKLVAVNRVAKVVKGGRIFSFTALTVVGDGNGRVGYGYGKASEVPAAIQKAIEQARRNVNSNIQLNNGTLFHAVKGEHSGSMVYMQPASEGTGIIAGGAMRAVLEVAGVRNVLAKAYGSTNPINVVRATVAALASMRTPEAIAAKRGLSVKEILE
- the rpmD gene encoding 50S ribosomal protein L30: MADKKTVKVTLIKSVIGRKPKHVETVKGLGLRRIRHTVELEDTPSVRGMINKVSYLLKVEE